ATTCCTTCTGCTACTTTCCCCTTAAAGAAGTATGGATTGTCATTACTCCAAACAAACTTACGGGTATTCTGATATATTTCATCAGAAGCAAGTATGCAATCTAGATAAGGCAAGGACAATAAACTTGGAGCATTAGCATCATCCATTAGAAGAGTACCTCCGTATCCATCCACTTCAAAAGCATATATTTTTCCGTATTCAGGATGATTTATAATTGCATACTTATTTATTGCAGTCATAACCTCATCAGCCAAAGCCTCACACTCACTAGCAAAAGCAGTATCCATGTTTACTTTGCGAGAAATCTCTGCCAACTGCTTTAATGAAGTTACAGCAAAAAGATTGGAAGGAATCAGGAATCCAAACATAGAGGCATCATCAGAAGGTCGGAAAGAAGAGACTATCAATCCAACTGGTTTCACAGGTGCTCCATATCCCTCATTAGATAAAGTATCTAATTGTTTTTCAGTAATACGTTGAAACTTATACGGGCCTAAACTATTTTTCCGTTGTTGTTCCTTAAACGTTTTAAGGACTAAGCGCATAGCTTGTTGCCAGGAAGAGTCAAAAACAGAAGAATCGGATGTCTTTTTCCAGTAATTATAGGCTAAACGAATTGGAAAACAGAGAGAATCGATTTCCCATTTACGTTCATGGAGTTCCGGTTTCATTGTTGTTAAGTCACTTCCCCATTCACTTCCGGTAGGTCCTTCATTAAATGCATTCGCATATGGATCAATCAAAATACACTTAGTCTGGCGTCTTATAACTCCCTCTAGTAATAACTTCAACTGAGGATCTTTATTAACTAATGACAGATAAGGCCATACCTGAGCAGAAGAATCACGTAACCACATAGCATTAATGTCACCAGTGAGAACAAACGTATCGGGTTTATTTCCTTCCATTTTGAAGTTGACTGTAGTATCAAGTGTGTTTGGATAACAATTCTCAAACATCCAGGCCAACTTAGGGTCTTTGATTTTCTTTTTTATTTTTACAATTGTTTCCTCAACAGCTTTCGATGTAAAATGTCGTTTTGACAATTCCGGACGTAGACAAACATATTTCTCTTCCTTCAATATTCCGGATACAGTTTTACTGTATATATCCAAACTACTTCCAAGAGCTAAAGATGCAATTCCTAATCCTCCTTTTCTTAAAAAATCTCTACGTGTTGTCATAATATCTATTTCTTAATTTGATGCGGCAATAAAATTTCTTGTTCAGGAACATTCCATCCTGAAACTGTTATAGCAGGTTTCGACTGAGAATTAACCGGATATTCTATCAAAATTTTCTTTTGTCCTCCGGGAATAACAGAACAATAATTATCACTGTAGAACGCCGGCAATAATCTCTCACCCGTCTTCTTATCAACAACAGATACACGGTTAAAGAATGCAACCGGATTGCCTGCTGGATTGGTGAGTGTTACTTCCACATTTCCAGCCTTTGTTGTTTTGGCAGAAACCTGAAGTTTCGCCTTCTTCATTTCCGATAAGCCGCTATATTTTCCAGTTCCATCGGGGAACCAGTAAAGGTTATCACTTATTATACTTTTACTTTCATTCCGGAGTTGAAGCTGAAGGAATCCTCCCCTTTCTTTTTTCAAGGCATCAAACTCTTTCTTTATAGAGAATAGCTTCTTATTACAAGTCGCTTCAATAGAAACCGGTTCTTGTGAAATTACTCTACTCTTTCCATCTATATCAAACCACTTAACAGATAGCATGAGGTTCATAAATGGTTTAAAATCATTGTTGACAAGCATTACCGTTCCATCTGTTGGGTTACACATTGCATGCAACTTTTCACTTCCGGTTCTTAGCCCATATAAGCAGGCATTAGGGTCAAGGTAATAATCATACATCTGTCCACGCATTGCTGTCCAAGGATTCTGAGTTTTCCATATAATCACTCCGGTATACCAGTCCCACATATGAGAGCTGAATCCTTCAATCAATCCGCGGTACTGATCATAATTCACAAGCTGGGCTTTCATACAGAAATCATGAATATCAGAAACTTTACCATAAGGCTCGATGAATCCTTCATAGCCCACGCCGGTATAATTATGATAAGTCCAGACTGAATCTGCTATTTCATTTGGTGTTTCATTTGGATGATAAACCGGAAGCACCATGTTCTTCTCTGGCATAAAGCGTTTAAGTGATTCGTAATCACCTACACCTACTGAACCCACTTCTGAATTGAATGGGAAGGTGCGTTGGTTCCAGAATACACTCAGTGGTTGAATGGAATACGGGCCATCACCGTTTCCCCCGATTGTATTCTGTGACATCTTAGCACTATTGGAATATTCAAAGAATGTACGTGTACCATCCAAAGAGGGTAAAAGGGTATCACGCAAAACTGTCAGGATATCTTCAGGAGGAGTTATTTCATTTCCTCCGCACCAGATAGCCAGTGAAGGGTGGTTACGCACCATTTTTATCATATCGGCTGCCGATTCCAGAAACAGGTTATGATTATCCGGATATTTTCTTCTGGTTGTCTGATCTTCTTTTTTTAATGGGTCCAGCCATCTTCCATTACAGTCACCCGATATCCAGAAATCCTGGAACACTAATATGCCGTACTTATCACAGGCATCATAAAATTCAGGACGTTCAACAAGAGCTCCGCCCCAGATACGTAATAAGTTCAGATTCATATCACGATGGAATCTTATTTCCGCATCATAGCGCTCAGGGGTGAAACGAAGCATGGCATCAGAGATTATCCAGTTTCCGCCTTTTATAAAGATCTTTTGGCCATTTACCTGCACCTCACTACTCTTTGTCGTTTCATTCAGAACTGTTTCAATTTGTCTAACTCCAAAACGAAGACTTTCTCTGTCTGATATTCTTTTATTCGGTTCTTCAAATGTAAGTTCGGATTTATAAAGGTTTTGTTTGCCGTAACCTGCAGGCCACCATAAACGGGGATTCTTCAGTGAATAATCCGGCAAACAGACATGCATCTTTGTATTTGGCTCTATTGTAACTGCTTTGGAAATAACGTTTCCTTCAAATGAGAATTTCAGTACTCCCGACAGAGCTTTTCCTGAGGTATTTTCTATGTCTGCCGAAACTTTGATCAAAGCATCCTTCTGTATGCCTTCAGGAGTGCGTTTACCCGGAACAAGGGTTACCACATGCGGATCTGAGATATTGGCGCTACCGGTCTTTTCTATGTATACTTTATCCCAGATTCCGGTATTACGGTCTCTGATGGGTCTGATCCAGTCCCATCCTGCCACATACTGGTGAGAAACGTTATGGGCAATGACTCCGTCACCACCCTGTCCGCCGTTCGGATTTCCCACCGGATCGGGAGGATAAACAATTACAGCCAAACGGTTATCGCCGTTCTTTGACAGGAGGTTCGTTATATTAAACGTTTTGCGCAGGTACATGCCTTCGTAAGGTTCCTTATTTACAAGCTGACCGTTAAGGTAGATTTTGCAGCTATAGTTTATTCCTCTAAAAGTAAGCCACACCTGATTACCTTTTTGAGGATACTCTTCTCTGAAGTTTTTTGCAAACCAATAGGTATAATGGGCCCGTCCGGTTTTATAGATATCGGGGATCTTTTCATTATTCATTCCATAAAACGGATCCGGGATTTCCTTGTTGGCCAGCATGGTAGTCAGAACCGTTCCAGGAACCACCGCATTCTTCCATGCAGATAAAGAATAGGATGAAGTTGAGATAACCTCACCGGTTGCTTTTTCCTCTTCCACCGATTTACATTTCCAGCCACTATTAAGTTCATAGCGGTTCTGAGCTGAAACAAAGGACACGCAGAATAAAAAGAGCAAAATAAATATATAACTATATTTTTTCATTGTCACTGTCTTTTTCAATTAATGAATCATTTATAGAATTTAGGGGTTCAGCAATCAATAGTTTACATCTCAGAATGCGGACGGGCATCCGGAGATGTGCCCCAGGAAGAAGGTTTATTTCCCATCTCAATTACTAATTTTCCGCCATTCATAATATCCTTATATTGGATATATGACTTTGGATAATCTTTTCCGTTCAGTGTCGTTTTCTGGATATACTTATTTTCGGCACTGTTATTGATAACATTCATAGTAAATGTCTTATTATTGCCTACTTTGATTGTTGCATTGTTTATCACTGGGCTCCCGAATACAAAACATCCATTTGAAGGGTTTACAGGATAAAATCCTAATGCTGAGAAAACATACCAGGCCGACATCTGGCCGACATCCTCATTACCACAAAGGCCATCAAAGCGGTCTGTATACAATGTGTTCATTATCTC
This genomic interval from uncultured Bacteroides sp. contains the following:
- a CDS encoding glycoside hydrolase family 125 protein; its protein translation is MTTRRDFLRKGGLGIASLALGSSLDIYSKTVSGILKEEKYVCLRPELSKRHFTSKAVEETIVKIKKKIKDPKLAWMFENCYPNTLDTTVNFKMEGNKPDTFVLTGDINAMWLRDSSAQVWPYLSLVNKDPQLKLLLEGVIRRQTKCILIDPYANAFNEGPTGSEWGSDLTTMKPELHERKWEIDSLCFPIRLAYNYWKKTSDSSVFDSSWQQAMRLVLKTFKEQQRKNSLGPYKFQRITEKQLDTLSNEGYGAPVKPVGLIVSSFRPSDDASMFGFLIPSNLFAVTSLKQLAEISRKVNMDTAFASECEALADEVMTAINKYAIINHPEYGKIYAFEVDGYGGTLLMDDANAPSLLSLPYLDCILASDEIYQNTRKFVWSNDNPYFFKGKVAEGIGGPHVGLEMIWPLSIIMKALTSTDDAEIRECVRTLCDTDANTGFMHESFNKDDSMKFTRKWFAWVNTLFGELIVKLDEENKLHLLS
- a CDS encoding glycoside hydrolase family 2 TIM barrel-domain containing protein encodes the protein MKKYSYIFILLFLFCVSFVSAQNRYELNSGWKCKSVEEEKATGEVISTSSYSLSAWKNAVVPGTVLTTMLANKEIPDPFYGMNNEKIPDIYKTGRAHYTYWFAKNFREEYPQKGNQVWLTFRGINYSCKIYLNGQLVNKEPYEGMYLRKTFNITNLLSKNGDNRLAVIVYPPDPVGNPNGGQGGDGVIAHNVSHQYVAGWDWIRPIRDRNTGIWDKVYIEKTGSANISDPHVVTLVPGKRTPEGIQKDALIKVSADIENTSGKALSGVLKFSFEGNVISKAVTIEPNTKMHVCLPDYSLKNPRLWWPAGYGKQNLYKSELTFEEPNKRISDRESLRFGVRQIETVLNETTKSSEVQVNGQKIFIKGGNWIISDAMLRFTPERYDAEIRFHRDMNLNLLRIWGGALVERPEFYDACDKYGILVFQDFWISGDCNGRWLDPLKKEDQTTRRKYPDNHNLFLESAADMIKMVRNHPSLAIWCGGNEITPPEDILTVLRDTLLPSLDGTRTFFEYSNSAKMSQNTIGGNGDGPYSIQPLSVFWNQRTFPFNSEVGSVGVGDYESLKRFMPEKNMVLPVYHPNETPNEIADSVWTYHNYTGVGYEGFIEPYGKVSDIHDFCMKAQLVNYDQYRGLIEGFSSHMWDWYTGVIIWKTQNPWTAMRGQMYDYYLDPNACLYGLRTGSEKLHAMCNPTDGTVMLVNNDFKPFMNLMLSVKWFDIDGKSRVISQEPVSIEATCNKKLFSIKKEFDALKKERGGFLQLQLRNESKSIISDNLYWFPDGTGKYSGLSEMKKAKLQVSAKTTKAGNVEVTLTNPAGNPVAFFNRVSVVDKKTGERLLPAFYSDNYCSVIPGGQKKILIEYPVNSQSKPAITVSGWNVPEQEILLPHQIKK